In Verrucomicrobiota bacterium, the sequence TTGTTCGAAGGCGGCATCAATGTTCCGTTCATTGCCCGATGGCCGGGTAAAATCGCCGCAGGTGCCATTGACGATTCTTCCATCATTTCGGCAGTAGATCTTCTTCCCACATTCTGTGAGATTGCAGGTGTAAAACTTCCTAGCTCTTACCAAGGAGATGGTTTGAGCCAAGTGTCTGTTCTCAAAGGAAACGAAAAACCTATTCGTGAAAAGCCGCTCTTTTGGAAATATGAGTCACCTTGGCCTGCACAAAAAGCTAAACCCGAGCATTGGGTGTCTTACGCGGTGATGGATAAAAACTGGAAGCTCGTAACAAATAAGGATTCCAGCTATGTTGAGCTTTACGACATCGTTGTGGATCCATACGAAAGAGAGGATCTTAAAACCAAGCATCCCAAGGACGTGAATCAGCTGTTGTCTCAGTTGGCCGCTTGGAAAGATAGTTTACCGGAAAAACCGACTGGCAATGTCTTTTCTTCTGAGCGTAATCTCTAACGAATGCGACACTGCTTATTTCTCTCATTTTTTCTTTTCCTATTAGCTAACGCCTGGAGCAATCAGCACGAAGACATTTTTGGCAAAAGGCCCAATATTGTGTTTCTCTTTGCCGATGATCAGAGAGCGGATACCATAAGCGCGCATGGCAATCCCCATATTCAAACCCCTCATCTGGATCGTCTTGCTGAAACTGGTTTTAGTTTTTTGAGAAATTATTGTGCAGGCTCTTACAGTGGTGCCGTATGCGTGGCCAGTCGATCGATGTTAATGACCGGAAGGCATTGGATGAGTTTGCCGCCAGGAAACAAATCCAGGAACTGGGTTGATCTGCCTCTACTTCCGTCTGAATTGAAAGCGCGCGGGGGGTATCGTACCTTCATTGTCGGAAAATGGCATAATGGGGAGGACACCCTCAAGCGCGCGTTTTCGAATGGGAAGTCTATCTACATGGGCGGCATGGTGAATCATGCTGATTTTCAAGTTCAGGATTACGAAAACGGAATACTCAGTGATAAAAGAGATGCCGGAGGATTTTCGAGCACTGTCTTCGCCGACACTGCTATTGAATACATAGAATCAGCTGAGACAGGACAGCCATTTTTCCTGTATGTGGCCTTGACGGCGCCTCATGATACGAGGAATCCCCCAGAGGCTTATCGTGAATTATACTACAAAAATCGTCCGCCCTTGCCGGAGAATTTCCTGCCTTACCATCCGTTTGTAAATGCTCCACAAGTTACCCAAGGTCGGGACGAGGGACTTGCTCCCTGGCCAAGAACGCCTGAGGTGATCGGCGATCAGCTATGTGAATACTACGGTTTGATAACTCATCTGGATGAACAGATAGGCCGG encodes:
- a CDS encoding sulfatase-like hydrolase/transferase, which encodes MRHCLFLSFFLFLLANAWSNQHEDIFGKRPNIVFLFADDQRADTISAHGNPHIQTPHLDRLAETGFSFLRNYCAGSYSGAVCVASRSMLMTGRHWMSLPPGNKSRNWVDLPLLPSELKARGGYRTFIVGKWHNGEDTLKRAFSNGKSIYMGGMVNHADFQVQDYENGILSDKRDAGGFSSTVFADTAIEYIESAETGQPFFLYVALTAPHDTRNPPEAYRELYYKNRPPLPENFLPYHPFVNAPQVTQGRDEGLAPWPRTPEVIGDQLCEYYGLITHLDEQIGRIVEAIKKSPQGENTIIIYTADHGLAMGSHGLLGKQNIYEQSMRAPLIIHGRGIPEGLSNSSYTYVHDLYATLLDIAELRPAPDTDALSLVPIMNGKVEKVRDRLFLPFQDNQRAVSDGNWKLHVYPKINHRLLFNLKDDPHETKNLAEDSAHKGQLNRMMAMMESTRTQYGDKDPLFVANPESKIPNYNNDERTLDIWQPKWIRDKYFGGRSNPNHGN